ATAACTGTTGCTTCTCAACCGGATACTAAAGTGTTCTTTGAAGAAAAAAAGTTTTAGTTCCATAATTTGTATAGTCGTTGTGATTGGAGGATAGCTGTGAGGGTGCTTGAGTCTGGATCAAATCCTATGTTCTTTTAGAGCTCATTAATGATTgaatgttcatatttgaagatGGCAGAAAGGCCAAGCTCTTTGGCACATGACATGGAGTACAGGGAGTGGATTATctaaagagactggtacccaggcgaATGTATTGCTGCTTATTCAAGTCCTTTCTCTGTAAAATTTCAGCTCTTCCAGAAGAGAGTAAAGGTGGGAGGAGAGCTGCTCGCCCCAGAAGATCTGGACTTCCTGGTTGGAGCAGACCCCAACTTCATGTCGGATGAGGAAAGTGATGCTGAAGACAAGTTCACCTATCATGTGCTCCCTCCCAGGTGGCGTTGCTCGAGGTTGACCCAGATCGTCCGACTCTGTCAGATAACCTTAGATGACAATCGCCTTAAGGGCGTTGAGCCAAAGTCGGCTCGCTCCAGAAAATTACAGGGGGGTAGATTTACCCCCCGCCATCCCCCAAAAGGAGAGGCTAAACAAGTGTATGTGAATAAAAATGATAAATGAACTGAATTGTTGTCATTATTTCTTAAATGGATTAAGTGAATGGTCAAACATTGTTGTTGACTGTTACAAATGCACTATGAATCAAGACTTCTTACTGTTCACATTCTggtaaatacattttgaaatttCCTTCTGTTTTGTGGAGAGTCTAGATTTAAGTTGCCTCTTACCAGTGATTTAGGAtaaactaaacctaaccccatCCTGAGCAGTGATTATAGGAAGTGAAAAGCaaaactgaccctagatctgtgtcACAGAGGTAAAGGGCTGTCCATTTTTGGTTGTGCCAGAGCTTGGACCTATTTAGCAGGAATAATGGTTTAATGCAGACCACAATGATGATACCTGCCATTGGACAGTTCTGGTGTTATGATGGTTTCTTGACACAGAGGATTTGTTTACATAACCGGTTAGGATAATTCACACGGCAGGTTAGGAAAATGGTTAGGCGTAGACACAGTTGTCAACAACCATTATCCCCGGCAAACATGCCACAGACCAATGGCGAGCATCAATGGGTGTCAACTTGATAACAAGAAACGCCTATATCAGAAAACGCCCCTAATTGCGGTCTGCCAACGCAACATCGAAATCCCTAGGTAAAATCGCGAGGATAGGTCGCCGACTGGAGAAAGTCCACATGGAAAAATGATGGCTACTCGAGTAGGGTTTGAATTACAGCGGACAGTTCAACAACAGTAAATATTGATATTGCAGTCTACATACGTTGAAGATACACACAACGACAAAGTCAACGGAGTCCGTTGTTTTAGGGACCGCTGTTTTTGCAGGTTTGTGTTGTCCGTTATAGCCATCAATGTGACGAAGTCTTCGCTAACATGTTTACTTGTCGCGCGCGGATCCTCCTCTAACTGTGCATATTCCAGCATGTTGTGTTGAACTTGCTCGTCTGTAAGCAATGCATAAAGCTTTGTGAATGATGGCAACCTTATAAACCGTATACCATGCAAGTATAGAGGTATTCTATACAGTTAACTAGATAGCTAGCGATTGTGACATGGCATCTTACATCGTTTATGCTAGTTAGCCCACAATGTCTTTATCGGGGTCGAGTAAGTTACTTGAATGTTACATAAAAAGTATTAAGTTTGTAGCAAGATGACAAAAACATCCCATTACTAGCACATGCTGCAAGACCGCTTTGATCACTAGTCGACTATTACTCAGCATCTGTCTTTTTAGTTTGAAACAGCTTTATCTACCGATTTTATTTGGTTAAATAAACAACCCAAATACTTTCCCTTACCTTGAATACATTACAGTGTTGGTCTACTGCATGTAACTAACTATACCACCTTGCCTGTGGCCTTGACATGATTCTTCTTTATTGACAGTTGCGCTTCCAGCTGGTGCAGCTGGGTGACTTCACACGGACCTGAGTCAGGTGGAGGCGGAGCCACTTAAACCAGAAATGTCAGAGAAGGTGCAGAAGGCCTTCAGGGTGCAGCTGTCCTCTGTCATGGACTCCCTGCTCACAGCTGCCGTGTGTGAGATTGCCAAGATCTTTGAGGGCAGTCTGAATGAGCAGCAGGAGGAGTTGACACAGAAAGGAGACGAGATCTCTGCATTGATGGAGAAGCTGAAGCAGGCAGAGGGGAGGTTGAAGGAGGAAGCAAAAGGAGGAGAGGACCCGGACAATACCTCTGGACAAACAGTCTCTTCCGTGACGGCAATTTCTGAGATGGAAGGTAAGTTGACAATGTATAGACAAATGGCAACATCATTTCAGGGCTTGTTGACTGTGTAGATATGCACAGTCAACGAGTATGTTTTCTCTCCCAGTTGGTGTCAGCTGAGCTCTATTATGTTTCTCATTCAATTTTTACCTTTGGGTTTCTATGCAGTATCCGATTGGTGCGAGCCTCTTCAGTCAGAAGATTCCTTAATTCCGCCCTCAAAGATCAAAAAGGAAAATGAGTGGTCATGTGTGGACCTCCGACCACTGAGTGTGTCTCTATGGCGCATCCCTAACATCAAAATAGAGGTCAGTGACCGGTCCGGTGTAGGAAACCTGAATCAGTCAGACGGTCATTATGCACACCCGAATGTAGCCAATGGGCTGAACACAATAAGTGGCTTCTGTTTAGAATTAGGTTAAATGTCTGCTTTATCAGTAGTTTGGTGGTGTAATTGGTTTGCGATCAGAGACTGATGATATTCTTATCATATTCATTATGAGTCTGTGTTTTAGCAGGCTGAAGGTTTTGATAACCACCTGCTGACGGCCCTAGCCAGGAGTCCTCCACGAAAAGGTAAGAGTAAATCATCCTTGGCCCTCGTAATTGTAATTCAGCTCCTGGTGCAGGGCATCACTGACTCCACTCTTTTTGCTCCTCTTTTGCAGGGTTGGCTGCAGAGTGGTTGTTAAACAGACGGCTAAGAGACTTACCTGAACTGAGTGCGACCGGGTCAGGGTACAGTCATGTTTCAGTGGGACGCGGTCGGGGCCAGGGGCTGAGGAAGACCCATGGTCGTCTGCTGCGCATGTTCGAACAAGAAAACCCGGAACCCCAGAGCAACCCGGAACCCCAGAGCAACAACATATCAAACAACAATGTCTTGAGTCACCACACAAGACAAGGAAAAGATAGTGACTTACAAAACAAACACAGTGAGGGGAGTCATGGGAAAACGAGTGACATAGTGAAGAAGGTAGGAAGGAGAAGAAAGCATTTCAAAATGGAACCCGATACGGATGGACAAGCGGTAATCAGTGGAACTGACAAGAGTTTCAGATGCAAATACTGTGGGAAGGGCTTTGGCCGTGAGTTTGGTCTTTCTGTGCACATGAGGTCTCATAAAAAGGTGAAAATCAAGGGGACATACAAATGTCCTAAGTGTCCCAAAAAGTTTCAGTACCCAAGTGCTCTTAGTGTGCACACGCGGGACATCCACGAGAAGAGCATACCTTGCTCCAGCGTCAAAGACATTTCAGACTCAGTCAAGCACAATGTGAAACCCCTCTCCCCCAGCAGAGCCAAGCCTACTTCCTGTGACGACAAACCCCTCTCCCCCAGCAGAGCCAAGCCTACTTCCTGTGACGACAAACCTCTCTCCCCGAAAGACAAACCTGTGTCCCCAAACAATAAAGCTGACACACCCAAAGAAAGCGGCACACATCCAAAAGTGTATTCTTGTTACGTTTGCCATAAGAAATACACTTCTGCACATTCCCTGCGGGACCATGGGCGTATTCACACAGGTGAGAGGCCATACCCTTGTAACCAGTGTGGACAGAGGTTCCGTGTAAAGCAGTTCCTGATATTACACTTGCGTAAAGCCCATGTGGATGTGTACGGGGGTGAGGAGAGCAACGGAGACCTCTCCTGGACTGCACCTATTGAGGAACCCATAGCAAACGGTGCAGAGCAGCAACCTGCCATCAAGTCAAAAGGCAAAGATGATCGACGAGTAAACCTCAAACGGAAGCAAATGACAGAAACAGACGACCTGTTCCAATGCACAGTGTGTAAAATGCTGCTAAATTCACAGATTAGCCTCGTTCAACACTTCCACATCCATACAGTTGAGAAACCACTGAGCTGCGAAGTTTGGCAAAACATTCCGCTACCATCCCGTCTTGATCAGCCACTGGAGGTCCACCCACCCGGGAAAGAAGTACTGGTGCCTGAAGTGTGTGAAGCAATTAGAGACAATGGCAGAACTTAAGACATTTGCAACAAGTTCACCAGTTCAAGAAACAGAACCCGCTGTCCTCGCTGTAGCGGGACTTTCCACAACAGTAATGACCTTTTAGGGTCCACTATGAAACTGTCCATGCCTGAGTATTCAGTAGGGCCGGGGGTCAACTCCAATTACATTCAGGAGATACATTTGTTACATTTTTGTAATCATTGACTGAGGAAaaaggaattgaccccaaccctggtgccCCGTGAACTAACATGATGCTGAGAGAGGATGAAGAAAGAGAACTCAACTTGATATGGTGATCAGTCAGTTGTCTTGTGGGCAGCAGGTTCTCAGCTGatcaccttttttttttaaagtccgtGCCAGACTGGTTTATGATGATTTTTATTCTAAAA
This genomic stretch from Oncorhynchus tshawytscha isolate Ot180627B linkage group LG21, Otsh_v2.0, whole genome shotgun sequence harbors:
- the LOC112220784 gene encoding zinc finger protein 331 isoform X1 yields the protein MSEKVQKAFRVQLSSVMDSLLTAAVCEIAKIFEGSLNEQQEELTQKGDEISALMEKLKQAEGRLKEEAKGGEDPDNTSGQTVSSVTAISEMEVSDWCEPLQSEDSLIPPSKIKKENEWSCVDLRPLSVSLWRIPNIKIEQAEGFDNHLLTALARSPPRKGLAAEWLLNRRLRDLPELSATGSGYSHVSVGRGRGQGLRKTHGRLLRMFEQENPEPQSNPEPQSNNISNNNVLSHHTRQGKDSDLQNKHSEGSHGKTSDIVKKVGRRRKHFKMEPDTDGQAVISGTDKSFRCKYCGKGFGREFGLSVHMRSHKKVKIKGTYKCPKCPKKFQYPSALSVHTRDIHEKSIPCSSVKDISDSVKHNVKPLSPSRAKPTSCDDKPLSPSRAKPTSCDDKPLSPKDKPVSPNNKADTPKESGTHPKVYSCYVCHKKYTSAHSLRDHGRIHTGERPYPCNQCGQRFRVKQFLILHLRKAHVDVYGGEESNGDLSWTAPIEEPIANGAEQQPAIKSKGKDDRRVNLKRKQMTETDDLFQCTVCKMLLNSQISLVQHFHIHTVEKPLSCEVWQNIPLPSRLDQPLEVHPPGKEVLVPEVCEAIRDNGRT
- the LOC112220784 gene encoding zinc finger protein 43 isoform X2, giving the protein MSEKVQKAFRVQLSSVMDSLLTAAVCEIAKIFEGSLNEQQEELTQKGDEISALMEKLKQAEGRLKEEAKGGEDPDNTSGQTVSSVTAISEMEVSDWCEPLQSEDSLIPPSKIKKENEWSCVDLRPLSVSLWRIPNIKIEAEGFDNHLLTALARSPPRKGLAAEWLLNRRLRDLPELSATGSGYSHVSVGRGRGQGLRKTHGRLLRMFEQENPEPQSNPEPQSNNISNNNVLSHHTRQGKDSDLQNKHSEGSHGKTSDIVKKVGRRRKHFKMEPDTDGQAVISGTDKSFRCKYCGKGFGREFGLSVHMRSHKKVKIKGTYKCPKCPKKFQYPSALSVHTRDIHEKSIPCSSVKDISDSVKHNVKPLSPSRAKPTSCDDKPLSPSRAKPTSCDDKPLSPKDKPVSPNNKADTPKESGTHPKVYSCYVCHKKYTSAHSLRDHGRIHTGERPYPCNQCGQRFRVKQFLILHLRKAHVDVYGGEESNGDLSWTAPIEEPIANGAEQQPAIKSKGKDDRRVNLKRKQMTETDDLFQCTVCKMLLNSQISLVQHFHIHTVEKPLSCEVWQNIPLPSRLDQPLEVHPPGKEVLVPEVCEAIRDNGRT